One region of Paenibacillus polymyxa M1 genomic DNA includes:
- the sufU gene encoding Fe-S cluster assembly sulfur transfer protein SufU, giving the protein MQLDDLYRRVIMDHYKNPRNRGRFEDDAVTVDLNNPTCGDRISLQLKTKDGLVEDARFTGEGCSISMSSASMMTEAVKGKTIDQALDMASRFSSLMKGEAVEFDDYEELEALSGVNKFPARIKCATLAWNALRKGIDEDK; this is encoded by the coding sequence ATGCAACTTGACGACTTGTACCGACGCGTGATTATGGATCATTATAAAAATCCGCGCAATCGCGGACGTTTTGAGGATGATGCTGTTACGGTGGATTTGAACAATCCTACTTGTGGTGACCGGATATCCCTTCAACTCAAAACGAAAGACGGCTTAGTTGAGGATGCTCGTTTTACTGGCGAAGGTTGCTCGATTAGTATGTCCTCGGCTTCGATGATGACAGAAGCGGTCAAAGGAAAAACGATTGATCAGGCCTTGGATATGGCGAGTCGCTTCTCCTCTTTGATGAAGGGCGAAGCCGTCGAATTTGATGATTATGAAGAATTGGAAGCTTTGTCAGGCGTTAATAAGTTCCCGGCCCGCATTAAATGTGCGACCTTGGCTTGGAACGCGCTGCGTAAAGGAATAGATGAAGATAAATAA
- a CDS encoding cysteine desulfurase, with product MNTALIREQFPILHQEINGHPLVYLDNAATSQKPLAVIEAIKHYYEFDNSNVHRGVHTLGSRATDAYEGAREKVARFLNAKRSQEIIFTRGTTTALNLVASSYGRANCKEGDEIVITQMEHHSNLIPWQQVAKATGATLKYIPLQEDGSVDLADVEKTVTENTKIVAIAHVSNVLGVVNPVKEIAAIAHRKGAVIVVDGAQSTPHMKVDVQDIDADFYAFSGHKMCAPTGIGALYGKKALLENMEPIEFGGEMIDDVGLYESTWKELPWKFEGGTPIIAGAVGLGAAIDFLESIGLDAIAQHESRLSNYALKRLREVDGLKIYGPAERHVGLVTFNLDDVHPHDVATVLDSKGVAIRAGHHCCQPLMRWLKASATARASFYLYNTEEDIDALVSALIQTKEYFGDAT from the coding sequence ATGAACACTGCATTGATCCGTGAACAATTCCCGATTTTACATCAGGAGATTAACGGTCATCCGCTGGTTTATTTGGATAATGCGGCCACTTCGCAAAAGCCGCTAGCGGTCATCGAGGCGATCAAGCACTACTATGAATTTGATAATTCGAATGTACACCGTGGTGTGCATACCTTGGGTAGCCGTGCTACGGATGCTTATGAAGGTGCGAGGGAGAAGGTAGCCCGTTTTCTGAATGCCAAACGCAGTCAGGAAATCATCTTTACACGCGGAACAACAACCGCGCTGAATCTGGTGGCTTCTTCGTACGGTAGAGCTAACTGTAAGGAGGGTGATGAAATTGTCATCACTCAGATGGAACATCACAGCAACCTGATTCCGTGGCAACAGGTTGCCAAAGCCACTGGTGCAACTTTGAAATATATTCCGCTTCAAGAGGACGGTAGCGTTGATCTTGCGGACGTGGAGAAAACCGTCACAGAAAACACAAAAATTGTAGCAATTGCGCATGTCTCCAATGTACTTGGCGTTGTGAATCCGGTCAAAGAAATTGCTGCTATTGCACATCGCAAAGGTGCAGTCATCGTTGTCGACGGTGCACAAAGCACGCCACATATGAAAGTAGACGTGCAAGACATTGATGCTGATTTTTATGCTTTCTCTGGTCACAAAATGTGTGCTCCTACAGGAATTGGTGCACTCTACGGCAAGAAGGCGTTGCTGGAAAACATGGAGCCCATTGAGTTTGGCGGTGAAATGATCGACGATGTGGGATTGTATGAATCCACATGGAAGGAGCTACCTTGGAAATTCGAAGGTGGCACCCCGATTATCGCTGGGGCTGTTGGCTTGGGAGCTGCCATTGATTTTCTGGAAAGCATTGGACTGGACGCCATTGCACAGCATGAGAGCCGTCTATCAAATTATGCACTTAAACGTCTCCGTGAAGTGGATGGTTTGAAGATCTACGGACCTGCTGAACGTCATGTCGGGCTTGTAACATTCAACTTGGATGATGTGCATCCGCATGATGTAGCTACTGTACTGGACAGTAAAGGGGTGGCCATACGTGCAGGCCATCATTGTTGCCAGCCATTGATGCGCTGGTTGAAAGCCAGTGCAACTGCACGTGCTAGCTTTTACCTCTATAACACAGAAGAGGATATCGACGCTCTGGTCAGCGCCTTAATCCAAACAAAGGAGTATTTTGGCGATGCAACTTGA